In Flavobacterium sp. N3904, one DNA window encodes the following:
- a CDS encoding GNAT family N-acetyltransferase, with protein sequence MKACLETNRLLLREFVATDDIGMFELDSDPEVHRFLGNKPVIHIDESRVYIKNVQQQYHDNGIGRWAVILKETNEFLGWSGIKFIKDSINNHQNFYEIGYRFIQKNWGKGYATEAGLAFVDYAFNQMKVDILYAYADVGNKSSRNILEKLGMHYVNSFEYDGEEEVWYEMKNPNL encoded by the coding sequence ATGAAAGCTTGTTTGGAAACGAATCGATTGCTTTTGCGAGAATTTGTCGCTACTGATGATATTGGAATGTTTGAATTGGATTCAGATCCTGAAGTGCATCGTTTTTTAGGGAATAAGCCTGTAATTCATATTGATGAAAGTAGGGTTTATATCAAAAATGTGCAACAGCAATATCATGATAATGGAATAGGACGCTGGGCGGTAATCCTAAAAGAAACAAATGAGTTTCTGGGTTGGTCTGGAATTAAATTTATTAAGGATTCCATTAATAATCATCAAAATTTTTATGAGATAGGATATCGCTTTATACAGAAAAATTGGGGGAAAGGCTATGCAACTGAGGCAGGATTGGCGTTTGTTGATTATGCTTTTAACCAAATGAAAGTTGATATTCTTTATGCTTATGCAGATGTAGGAAATAAAAGTTCCAGAAATATTCTCGAAAAACTGGGAATGCATTACGTCAATTCTTTCGAATACGATGGGGAAGAAGAAGTTTGGTACGAAATGAAAAATCCCAATTTATAA
- a CDS encoding Cof-type HAD-IIB family hydrolase: MKQTQYKMIVLDMDDTLLTDDHKISKENAAMIFKAQEMGVYVVLASGRPTSAMTAYAKELKMDFYNSFMLSYNGAVITDLKDNTILFEQTLTKEQIHDLYDYSVKNKTHIITYLNDEIVSETDSEYIDIEKHITGLAHNKVTSFKEAVTGNAVKCILLEEPSYLKTVEDDLKLAMPHLSVSMSKPFFLEVAQNGIDKAYSLKKLAEKLSIHQSEIIAIGNAGNDLTMIEYAGLGIWVDNVTPELREKGDFIVASNNNHGVAEAIKKYILNE, encoded by the coding sequence ATGAAACAAACACAATACAAAATGATAGTTTTAGACATGGATGACACTTTGTTGACCGATGATCATAAAATATCAAAAGAGAATGCAGCAATGATTTTTAAAGCCCAAGAAATGGGAGTTTATGTAGTTTTGGCTTCTGGAAGACCAACCTCGGCAATGACTGCGTATGCCAAAGAATTGAAAATGGATTTCTATAATTCATTCATGCTTTCCTACAATGGAGCAGTTATTACTGACTTAAAAGACAATACAATTCTTTTTGAACAAACTTTGACCAAAGAACAGATTCATGATTTATATGATTACAGTGTTAAAAACAAAACACATATAATTACGTATTTAAATGATGAAATTGTAAGCGAAACGGATTCGGAATATATCGATATTGAAAAACACATTACCGGTTTGGCACATAATAAAGTAACTAGTTTTAAAGAAGCTGTAACCGGTAATGCAGTTAAATGTATTTTGCTTGAAGAGCCTTCTTATTTAAAAACGGTTGAAGATGATTTGAAATTGGCCATGCCACATTTAAGTGTTTCAATGTCAAAACCCTTTTTTCTTGAAGTGGCTCAAAATGGAATTGACAAAGCCTACAGTCTTAAGAAATTGGCCGAGAAATTAAGCATTCATCAAAGCGAGATTATTGCAATTGGGAACGCAGGCAATGATTTGACCATGATTGAATACGCGGGTTTAGGAATATGGGTAGACAATGTCACTCCAGAATTAAGAGAAAAGGGAGATTTTATAGTGGCATCAAATAACAACCATGGTGTTGCCGAAGCAATTAAAAAATATATTTTAAACGAATGA
- a CDS encoding putative signal transducing protein, producing MGLMKVFSGSEILALALKEKIEEAGVETEIKNNIQSARMSGFPNLDSAVEVFIQETDFAKANPVIKEFRLSI from the coding sequence ATGGGATTAATGAAAGTATTTTCGGGAAGTGAAATTTTAGCTTTAGCACTAAAAGAAAAAATTGAAGAAGCAGGGGTAGAAACTGAAATTAAAAACAATATCCAATCAGCTAGAATGTCAGGTTTTCCAAATTTAGACTCAGCTGTTGAGGTATTTATTCAAGAAACAGATTTCGCAAAAGCAAATCCAGTTATTAAGGAATTTAGGTTGAGTATCTAG
- a CDS encoding DEAD/DEAH box helicase encodes MKLKKINEVLQLALIENGLTEAYAMQKETFSTIKSGSDAIIISPSGSGKSTTIVINVIQQLVCEGEESPRALIIVEDKAKVLEMEELFEKLGNYTNLRVYGVHDKGDMEYDKNYISTGIDVLIGTPNKLSEMFTTAGYNVNRLKMFILDDADPILKLRHETKIMRISNSIAKTQRIIFSEKLTERIEILAEKMLLEPYVFDFDDEYDEDEEDLDEEESEDQDVDDFEEEDEEIEEDEEE; translated from the coding sequence ATGAAATTAAAAAAAATAAACGAAGTATTGCAATTGGCATTAATCGAGAACGGATTAACCGAAGCGTATGCTATGCAAAAAGAAACTTTTTCGACTATAAAAAGTGGTTCGGATGCTATTATTATTTCACCAAGCGGTTCGGGGAAATCTACAACAATTGTGATTAATGTAATTCAGCAATTAGTTTGCGAAGGCGAAGAATCACCACGCGCATTAATTATTGTAGAAGACAAAGCTAAGGTTTTGGAGATGGAAGAACTATTTGAAAAGTTGGGTAATTACACTAACTTGAGAGTGTATGGGGTACATGATAAAGGCGATATGGAATATGATAAAAATTACATTTCTACTGGGATAGATGTACTTATTGGTACTCCAAATAAATTGAGTGAGATGTTCACCACAGCTGGTTATAATGTAAACCGCTTGAAAATGTTTATTCTGGATGATGCCGACCCAATTTTAAAATTGCGTCATGAAACAAAAATTATGCGCATTTCTAATAGCATAGCCAAAACACAACGTATTATTTTCTCTGAAAAACTTACAGAAAGAATAGAAATTCTGGCTGAAAAAATGTTATTGGAACCTTATGTATTTGACTTTGATGATGAATATGATGAAGACGAAGAGGATTTAGACGAAGAAGAATCTGAAGATCAAGATGTTGATGATTTTGAGGAAGAAGATGAGGAAATTGAAGAAGACGAGGAAGAATAG
- a CDS encoding sigma-54-dependent transcriptional regulator yields MSKILIIEDEEPIRRVLARILTEENESYQVEVAEDGVIGLEKIKGNDYDLVLCDIKMPRMDGVELLEAVKKIDSEIPIVMISGHGDMETAINTMRLGAFDYISKPPDLNRLLNTVRNALDRKKLVVENKILKKKVSKKYEIIGDSETINHVKLMIDKVARTDARVLITGPNGTGKELVAHQLHDKSDRSTAPMVEVNCAAIPAELIESELFGHVKGAFTSAVKDRAGKFEVANKGTIFLDEIGDMSLSAQAKVLRALQEGIISRVGADNDIKIDVRVIAATNKNLKTEIAEGRFREDLYHRLAVILINVPSLNDRREDIPALIEHFTSKIADEQGNTVKHFSKEAVDLLQKYDWTGNIRELRNVVERLIILGGSEISESDVKAFASK; encoded by the coding sequence ATGTCAAAAATTCTAATCATTGAAGACGAAGAACCAATCAGAAGAGTGCTTGCACGCATTCTGACAGAAGAAAATGAGTCTTATCAAGTTGAAGTTGCCGAGGACGGAGTTATTGGTCTTGAAAAAATAAAAGGTAACGACTATGATTTAGTTTTATGCGATATAAAAATGCCAAGAATGGACGGTGTTGAGTTATTGGAAGCAGTAAAAAAAATCGATTCTGAAATCCCTATCGTAATGATTTCAGGGCATGGGGATATGGAAACGGCAATCAATACCATGCGATTGGGAGCTTTTGATTATATATCAAAACCACCAGATTTAAACCGATTATTGAATACGGTTCGAAATGCGCTGGACAGAAAAAAACTCGTTGTAGAGAATAAAATACTAAAGAAAAAAGTCAGTAAAAAATATGAAATAATAGGGGATAGCGAAACTATTAATCATGTAAAATTAATGATTGATAAAGTGGCTAGAACCGATGCCCGAGTTTTGATTACCGGACCAAACGGGACAGGAAAAGAATTGGTGGCCCATCAATTACATGACAAAAGTGATCGCTCGACTGCGCCAATGGTAGAAGTCAATTGTGCTGCTATTCCGGCTGAATTGATAGAAAGTGAATTGTTTGGACATGTCAAAGGAGCCTTTACATCGGCTGTAAAAGATCGTGCTGGAAAATTTGAAGTAGCCAATAAAGGAACAATTTTCTTGGATGAGATAGGAGATATGAGTTTGTCTGCTCAGGCCAAAGTTTTGAGAGCGCTTCAGGAAGGTATTATTTCCAGAGTTGGTGCAGATAACGATATTAAAATTGATGTGCGTGTTATAGCTGCAACTAATAAAAATTTGAAAACTGAAATTGCCGAAGGTCGTTTTAGGGAAGATTTATACCATCGTTTGGCCGTAATTTTGATAAATGTTCCATCGTTGAATGATAGAAGAGAGGATATTCCAGCATTGATAGAACATTTTACGAGTAAAATTGCTGATGAGCAAGGAAATACAGTCAAGCATTTTTCAAAGGAAGCAGTAGATTTATTGCAAAAATACGATTGGACAGGAAATATTAGAGAATTGAGAAACGTAGTAGAACGTTTGATAATACTTGGAGGAAGTGAGATTTCTGAAAGTGATGTTAAAGCTTTTGCAAGTAAATAA